One genomic window of Nitrosomonas sp. Is35 includes the following:
- a CDS encoding ribose-phosphate pyrophosphokinase, translating to MAYDSLMVFTGTANPKLAEDAVKHLNIHLGRATVGRFSDGEVMVEILENVRGKDVFVLQSTCAPTNDSLMEIMVMVDALKRASASRITAAIPYFGYARQDRRPRSARVPITAKVVANMLSTVGIDRLLTMDLHSDQIQGFFDMPVDNIYGMPILLGDIWKHNYQNLIVVSPDVGGVVRARHLAKRLECDLAIIDKRRPKPNEAKVMNIIGEVKDRTCVIIDDMVDTANTLCQAANALKEHGAKAVIAYSTHAVLSGNAVERIQNSALDKLVVTDTIPLREDAQACDRICQLSIANLLAETMLRISNESSLSSLFME from the coding sequence ATGGCTTATGACAGTTTGATGGTCTTTACCGGAACTGCGAATCCCAAATTGGCGGAGGATGCTGTGAAGCATCTCAATATCCATCTGGGGCGCGCTACTGTCGGACGCTTCAGCGACGGTGAAGTCATGGTGGAAATTCTCGAGAATGTGCGCGGTAAGGATGTGTTTGTATTGCAATCCACATGCGCGCCCACCAATGACAGCTTGATGGAGATAATGGTCATGGTGGATGCGTTGAAACGCGCATCGGCCAGCCGTATTACCGCTGCAATTCCCTATTTCGGCTATGCCCGTCAGGATAGACGGCCGCGCTCGGCGCGTGTCCCGATTACCGCCAAAGTGGTCGCCAATATGCTGAGCACCGTAGGTATTGACCGGCTGCTCACGATGGATTTGCATTCGGATCAAATCCAGGGTTTTTTCGATATGCCGGTTGATAATATTTATGGCATGCCCATTTTGCTCGGCGATATCTGGAAACATAATTACCAGAATTTAATCGTGGTATCGCCGGATGTCGGCGGCGTAGTCCGCGCCCGCCATCTGGCAAAGCGCTTGGAATGCGATCTGGCCATCATCGACAAACGCCGCCCCAAACCCAACGAGGCGAAAGTCATGAACATCATCGGTGAAGTCAAAGACCGTACCTGTGTGATTATCGATGACATGGTGGATACCGCCAATACGCTGTGTCAGGCAGCCAATGCATTAAAAGAGCACGGCGCGAAAGCCGTGATAGCGTATTCCACACACGCGGTATTATCCGGCAATGCGGTGGAACGCATCCAGAATTCGGCGTTGGATAAGCTGGTGGTGACGGATACCATACCATTGCGCGAGGACGCGCAGGCATGCGATCGCATTTGTCAGTTGAGCATCGCCAACCTGCTGGCGGAAACCATGTTGCGGATCAGCAATGAAAGCTCTTTAAGCTCATTATTCATGGAATAG
- a CDS encoding 50S ribosomal protein L25/general stress protein Ctc: protein MKIEISADKRTLQGKGASRRLRGSGKVPAIIYGGDQVAQSIEMDHNDLYHKLKLEAFHASVLSLEVAGKKESVLLRDIQMHPYKQQVLHVDFQRVDKNKKIHMKVPLHFINAEVAPGVKTSGGIVSHILTEVDISCLPDDLPEFISVDLAELTAGHTLHLSDLVMPKGVETVALGKGDNLPVVTIVIPRSVLSDEAGAEGAGADKK from the coding sequence ATGAAAATAGAAATCAGCGCCGATAAGCGCACGTTGCAGGGAAAGGGTGCGAGCCGCCGCCTGCGTGGTTCCGGTAAAGTTCCGGCAATCATTTATGGTGGCGATCAAGTAGCCCAATCGATTGAGATGGATCACAACGATTTGTATCACAAACTCAAGCTGGAAGCCTTTCACGCCTCTGTGTTATCGCTGGAAGTCGCAGGAAAAAAAGAGTCCGTGCTGCTGCGCGATATTCAAATGCATCCTTACAAACAGCAAGTGCTGCATGTGGATTTTCAACGCGTCGACAAGAATAAGAAAATACACATGAAAGTGCCGTTGCACTTTATCAATGCCGAAGTTGCACCGGGTGTAAAAACCTCCGGCGGTATTGTTTCTCATATCCTGACGGAAGTGGACATCAGCTGTCTGCCCGATGATCTGCCTGAATTTATTTCAGTCGACCTGGCCGAACTCACTGCCGGACACACGCTGCATTTGAGTGATCTGGTCATGCCTAAAGGCGTAGAAACCGTGGCGCTGGGCAAAGGCGATAATTTGCCGGTGGTCACGATCGTCATTCCTCGCTCGGTATTGTCCGATGAAGCCGGTGCTGAGGGCGCAGGCGCTGATAAAAAATAA
- the pth gene encoding aminoacyl-tRNA hydrolase has product MKLVVGLGNPGREYAGTRHNAGFEWVDRLAHTLHATLRPEARFHGLCAQVREKDTDLWLLEPQTFMNRSGQSVVALCQFYKILPDQIIVVHDELDLLPGIAKLKKGGGLGGHNGLKDIAAKLGTQDFWRLRIGIGHPGDRNAVVGYVLHPPRKEEAPLIDEAIQKSLEVWPLIAQGACEAAMLKLHTKA; this is encoded by the coding sequence ATGAAACTTGTCGTCGGATTGGGTAATCCCGGCAGAGAGTATGCCGGTACGCGCCATAATGCCGGTTTTGAGTGGGTTGACCGGTTAGCGCATACGCTGCACGCCACGCTGAGACCGGAAGCCCGGTTTCATGGGCTGTGCGCGCAGGTGCGGGAGAAAGATACCGATTTGTGGCTGCTGGAACCGCAAACCTTCATGAATCGAAGCGGGCAATCGGTCGTCGCACTGTGCCAGTTTTACAAAATCCTGCCGGATCAAATCATCGTGGTGCACGATGAACTGGATTTACTCCCGGGCATCGCCAAACTGAAAAAAGGCGGTGGTTTGGGCGGACATAACGGCCTCAAGGATATCGCCGCAAAATTGGGCACGCAGGATTTCTGGCGGCTGCGCATCGGCATCGGTCATCCGGGCGACCGCAACGCAGTGGTTGGTTATGTGTTACACCCGCCGAGAAAAGAAGAAGCGCCGCTGATCGATGAAGCCATTCAAAAAAGCCTGGAAGTCTGGCCGCTCATCGCGCAAGGCGCGTGCGAAGCGGCGATGCTGAAACTGCACACGAAAGCATAA
- the ychF gene encoding redox-regulated ATPase YchF: protein MSLKCGIVGLPNVGKSTLFNALTKAGIAAENYPFCTIDPNVGIVEVPDPRLQKLSGIVKPQKIQPAIVEFVDIAGLVAGASKGEGLGNKFLANIRETDGIVNMVRCFNDDNVVHVAGKVDPVSDIEVIQTELSLADLATVEKALLRESKVAKSGNKDAIKLCALLEQVQAHLDQGKPARTMDLDKEQKLLLQPLCLLTAKPAIYVANVDDHGFENNPLLTRVQEYAAQEGAPVVAICAALEAEIAELSDEDKKIFLADLNLEEPGLNRLVRAGYELLGLQTYFTAGVKEVRAWTIHKGDTAPQAAGVIHTDFEKGFIRAEVISYDDFVTYNGEQGAKEAGKMRLEGKEYIVKDGDVMHFRFNV from the coding sequence ATGAGTCTAAAATGTGGAATCGTGGGTCTACCCAATGTCGGCAAATCCACCTTGTTTAATGCCTTGACCAAAGCAGGCATCGCGGCGGAAAACTATCCTTTTTGCACCATCGATCCGAATGTCGGCATTGTCGAAGTGCCCGATCCGCGCCTGCAAAAACTCAGCGGCATCGTCAAGCCGCAAAAAATACAACCGGCCATCGTCGAATTCGTCGATATCGCCGGACTGGTCGCGGGCGCGTCCAAAGGCGAGGGGCTGGGCAACAAATTCCTTGCCAACATCCGCGAGACCGACGGCATCGTCAACATGGTGCGCTGCTTCAACGATGACAACGTCGTGCATGTCGCCGGTAAAGTCGATCCGGTCTCCGATATCGAAGTCATTCAAACCGAATTGTCCCTGGCCGACCTCGCCACGGTCGAAAAAGCGCTGCTGCGCGAATCCAAGGTGGCCAAATCCGGCAACAAGGATGCGATCAAGTTATGCGCCCTGCTGGAGCAAGTGCAAGCACATCTTGACCAAGGCAAACCCGCCAGAACCATGGACTTGGATAAAGAGCAAAAACTCTTATTGCAGCCGCTGTGCTTATTGACCGCCAAACCGGCCATTTACGTCGCCAATGTCGACGATCACGGCTTTGAAAATAACCCGTTGCTCACCCGCGTGCAAGAATATGCGGCCCAGGAAGGCGCGCCAGTCGTCGCCATTTGTGCTGCACTCGAAGCTGAAATCGCGGAACTGTCCGACGAAGATAAGAAAATCTTCTTAGCCGACCTGAATCTCGAAGAACCCGGCCTCAATCGCCTGGTGCGCGCAGGCTATGAACTGCTCGGACTGCAAACCTACTTCACCGCCGGTGTCAAAGAAGTCCGCGCCTGGACCATCCACAAAGGCGACACCGCTCCGCAGGCAGCCGGTGTCATCCACACCGATTTTGAAAAAGGCTTCATCCGCGCCGAAGTCATCAGCTACGACGACTTTGTCACTTACAACGGCGAACAAGGCGCCAAGGAAGCCGGAAAAATGCGCCTCGAAGGCAAGGAATACATCGTCAAGGACGGCGATGTGATGCACTTCCGCTTCAACGTTTAA
- the fic gene encoding protein adenylyltransferase Fic has product MIAWCPDQPYNDLPLLPPAAELETRTVLKQCIAARAALAELKQAAELIPNQGVLINALPLLEAQASSEIENIVTTTDRLFQFQSANEYADPATREALRYSSALLEGFQALKQHPLNTRTAEQVCTRIKGMDMQVRRVPGTALANKATGEVIYTPPAGEDLLRAKLANWERYLHETREIDPLIRMAVGHYQFEAIHPFTDGNGRTGRVLNSLFLIQEDLLTLPILYLSRYIIKNKTEYYRLLLDITRNQAWEPWIVFLLQGIEDTAHWTTAKIAAIRTLSGFTIEHVKQRAPKIYSRELVDLIFDLPYCRIQNLVEKNIAGRQAASRYLKQLVDIGVLEERTIGREKLFIHPKLMYLLTRDDNAVTSYP; this is encoded by the coding sequence ATGATTGCCTGGTGTCCGGATCAACCATACAACGACCTACCGCTGCTGCCTCCCGCAGCCGAGCTGGAAACACGCACGGTGCTGAAGCAATGCATCGCGGCCCGCGCAGCACTGGCAGAACTCAAACAAGCTGCTGAACTCATTCCCAATCAGGGCGTTTTGATCAATGCCCTGCCGCTGCTTGAAGCCCAAGCCAGCTCGGAAATCGAAAACATCGTCACAACGACGGACCGGCTATTTCAGTTTCAAAGCGCAAACGAGTATGCCGACCCAGCTACACGCGAAGCCCTGCGCTATAGCAGTGCACTGCTGGAAGGGTTTCAGGCATTAAAGCAGCACCCGCTGAACACCCGCACCGCAGAACAAGTATGCACGCGCATCAAGGGCATGGACATGCAGGTGCGGCGCGTACCAGGAACAGCACTGGCAAATAAAGCCACCGGTGAAGTGATATATACACCGCCCGCAGGGGAAGACCTGCTGCGCGCCAAATTAGCCAACTGGGAACGCTACCTGCACGAAACACGCGAAATCGATCCGCTGATCCGCATGGCGGTTGGGCATTATCAATTCGAGGCGATTCATCCGTTCACCGATGGCAATGGCCGCACCGGACGCGTACTGAATAGCCTGTTTCTGATCCAGGAAGATTTATTGACGCTGCCGATTCTTTACCTCAGCCGCTACATCATCAAGAACAAAACCGAATATTACCGCCTGCTGCTCGATATCACGCGAAACCAAGCATGGGAACCGTGGATTGTCTTTTTGCTGCAAGGCATCGAAGACACAGCGCACTGGACTACGGCCAAGATCGCCGCAATCCGTACCCTCTCGGGATTCACAATTGAACATGTGAAACAGAGAGCACCGAAAATCTACAGCCGCGAATTGGTCGATCTGATCTTCGATCTGCCATACTGCCGGATTCAGAACCTGGTTGAAAAAAACATTGCCGGACGCCAAGCCGCTTCACGCTATCTCAAACAGCTGGTAGACATCGGTGTACTTGAGGAAAGAACCATCGGGCGCGAAAAACTCTTTATTCATCCCAAGCTGATGTATTTACTGACGCGGGATGACAATGCCGTGACATCCTATCCATAA
- a CDS encoding RNA-directed DNA polymerase, giving the protein MPDVSLDHFKRAAADIGAHGDNDTLPFDMDNRFIKDKQDDLAKMAYKYFCEVNSKDRKEAAKKINALQIFSERLLVPTGPAGFRITTKLHPFWNIYFNGLGVAIAEKHEPSRSDRAHSYRYIQDQEGLFDRNKSWRAYREATLADKALKNDGAVIVQTDISSFYEHIYHHRLENCINDLFSNNSTVAVQIDRLLSKFASGRSFGLPVGGQCARILAELLMSSIDQMLSDREIIWHRYVDDFVLITKSQEDAYRALSILSHALADYGLSLNKSKTTILNAKHYKDYINTQLGVTDDESKALREIDLHFDPYSDSPDENYSALRETVKSLDIQTLLNLELRKAQPDTFLVAQIGRTLKFHSPNIAIQLCATLLNSKNLHSFRASWSTIMRGVAAVRSDNDNDIIFNELDEMLDQIPIHSSHLLQAESNCLHYLKTIRFKRTEKRAQFVLGTYDSAKSESVKRACIDCWRIWKDRPQFITLRNRWHTLGTEEQRIIWLAFADLGDEGRRSRSQVKLSLPKAWALGIEQDDKLTFCKLYEEWAANGI; this is encoded by the coding sequence ATGCCTGATGTTAGTTTAGATCATTTTAAGCGCGCAGCAGCAGATATAGGCGCCCACGGTGATAATGATACGCTTCCATTCGATATGGACAATCGCTTTATTAAAGATAAACAAGATGATCTTGCTAAAATGGCATATAAATATTTCTGTGAAGTAAACAGTAAAGATCGTAAAGAAGCGGCAAAAAAAATTAATGCCCTACAAATTTTTTCTGAGCGGTTACTTGTTCCTACAGGCCCTGCAGGATTTCGCATCACAACTAAGCTTCATCCCTTCTGGAATATATATTTTAATGGCCTTGGTGTCGCTATCGCAGAGAAGCATGAGCCATCCCGTAGCGATCGCGCACATTCCTATCGTTATATTCAAGACCAAGAGGGATTATTTGATCGTAATAAATCATGGCGTGCTTACAGAGAGGCTACACTTGCCGACAAAGCATTAAAGAATGATGGTGCTGTTATTGTCCAAACTGATATTTCCAGTTTCTATGAACATATTTATCATCACCGCCTTGAAAATTGTATCAATGATTTATTCTCCAATAACTCAACGGTTGCTGTTCAAATTGATCGACTTTTGAGTAAGTTTGCCTCTGGTCGTTCTTTCGGCCTTCCTGTTGGTGGACAATGCGCAAGAATACTTGCGGAATTGCTAATGTCGTCAATTGATCAAATGTTAAGTGATAGAGAGATAATTTGGCATCGTTATGTTGATGATTTTGTACTTATTACAAAGTCACAGGAGGATGCATACCGTGCTCTATCGATCTTATCTCATGCATTAGCCGACTACGGATTATCATTGAATAAATCCAAAACGACCATTCTAAATGCTAAGCACTATAAGGACTACATCAATACTCAGTTAGGGGTAACTGATGATGAAAGTAAAGCCTTAAGGGAGATTGACTTACACTTTGACCCATATTCTGATTCTCCTGATGAAAATTATAGTGCGCTTCGGGAAACTGTAAAAAGTTTGGATATTCAAACTTTGCTGAACTTAGAACTGAGAAAGGCCCAGCCTGACACATTTTTGGTGGCTCAAATTGGGCGGACATTAAAATTTCACTCTCCCAATATTGCGATTCAACTTTGTGCAACCTTACTAAACTCAAAAAACTTACATTCATTCAGAGCTTCTTGGTCGACGATCATGCGTGGCGTTGCTGCCGTTCGCTCTGATAATGACAACGATATTATCTTTAATGAGCTGGATGAAATGCTCGATCAGATTCCCATTCATTCCTCTCATCTTTTACAGGCTGAATCAAATTGTCTTCACTACCTCAAGACTATCAGATTTAAGCGAACTGAAAAAAGAGCGCAATTTGTACTTGGAACCTACGATTCTGCAAAATCGGAATCCGTTAAACGAGCATGCATAGATTGCTGGCGTATCTGGAAAGATCGTCCACAGTTTATTACTCTTAGAAATCGATGGCATACCCTTGGCACAGAGGAGCAGCGCATAATATGGCTAGCTTTTGCAGATTTAGGAGATGAAGGTCGACGCTCACGTTCTCAAGTTAAATTATCATTACCGAAAGCTTGGGCATTAGGAATTGAGCAAGATGATAAGCTTACTTTTTGCAAACTCTATGAAGAATGGGCTGCAAATGGTATATAG